A window of bacterium genomic DNA:
AAAACATAGATCAAAGCAGAATCCTGTGCCGCTCTTTTTTGAGCATATACTTTATACCAGATAAATCCCAACAGAAAAAAGATTACGGTCAGAAAAATAATAAATGTTCCCATCTCAATTAACAGGAACCCTCCTCCTAATATCCCTAAAATTTGCAGATAGGGGTAGAAAGGAGCATGAAATCTTGGCCTGTAGCTTAAGATTTTACTTTCTCTAAATAAAATTACCGTTAGATTAGCCAAGACATAAAGCAAAATCAATATGCTTGAGGCAACTTTAACCAACAATTCTAACTTGAAAAACAAAATAGCAAAAATCATAAAAGCGCCGGTAAAAAAAATGGCGACATGAGGAGTTTTGAATTTGGGGCTTATTTTTTGAAAAACATCGGGTAAAAGTTTATCCCTGCTCATACTCAAAGGATATCTTGAGGCAGTCATAATTCCAGCGTTAGCAGTAGAAATAAAGGCCAAAAATGCGCCTATACTTATTATAATTCTCCAAACATCGCCTCCAAAAATTCCTGCCCCATCCGAGATTGGAGTAAGGGTTCCTTTTAGACTTTCGGGATTTAAAACCCCTACAGTTACAAAGATAACCAAAGCATAAAAGATAGAGGTTACGACAAGAGAAAGGATCATGCCTAAGGGTAAGTTTTTGCCTGGATTTTTTGTCTCTTCAGCCAAAGCAGCCACTTTAGTTAAGCCGCCGTAAGAGATAAAAACAAAACTAGCTGTGGCAAACACAGAGCCCAATCCTTTAGAAAAAAATG
This region includes:
- a CDS encoding APC family permease encodes the protein MQSNLKKELTLLDIFCVATGAMISSGLFILPGLAFAKAGPAVILSYMIAGIFCLPTLLSMAELTTAMPKAGGDYFYIMRGFGPLLGTLAGFSTWFSLSLKGAFALIGMGAYLSIITPLSLNVIAFWLCVFFVILNLIGVKEAGRFQVFLVLGLLGVLLGYVLWGMKTVSSVNFSPFFSKGLGSVFATASFVFISYGGLTKVAALAEETKNPGKNLPLGMILSLVVTSIFYALVIFVTVGVLNPESLKGTLTPISDGAGIFGGDVWRIIISIGAFLAFISTANAGIMTASRYPLSMSRDKLLPDVFQKISPKFKTPHVAIFFTGAFMIFAILFFKLELLVKVASSILILLYVLANLTVILFRESKILSYRPRFHAPFYPYLQILGILGGGFLLIEMGTFIIFLTVIFFLLGFIWYKVYAQKRAAQDSALIYV